A section of the Ogataea parapolymorpha DL-1 chromosome II, whole genome shotgun sequence genome encodes:
- a CDS encoding Spermidine synthase: MSELSHPMIKDGWFAEVSDTMWPGEAMSLKVNKILYSQRSKYQDVLVFESSNYGNVLVLDGAIQATERDEFSYQEMIAHLALNSHPNPKKVLVIGGGDGGVLREVVKHECVEEAVLCDIDEDVIAVSKKYLPEMSKSYAHPKVRVHIGDGFKFLNDYKNCFDVIITDSSDPEGPAESLFQKPYFQLLKEALTEKGVISTQAESIWLHLNIIKELKKTCKDVFPVAEYAYCTIPTYPSGQIGFMVCSKDPKVDVTKPLRSVDEETERKLYKYYSSDIHKAAFVLPNFAREALQ, encoded by the coding sequence atgtcTGAGCTCTCTCATCCAATGATCAAAGATGGCTGGTTCGCCGAAGTCAGTGACACTATGTGGCCTGGTGAGGCCATGTCGCTGAAGGTGAACAAAATTCTCTACTCTCAAAGATCCAAGTATCAGGACGTGCTGGTTTTTGAGTCTTCAAACTATGGTAACGTTTTGGTCTTGGACGGTGCTATTCAAGCCACCGAGAGAGACGAGTTCTCTTACCAGGAGATGATTGCTCATCTTGCACTCAACTCGCACCCAAACCCTAAGAAAGTGCTTGTCATTGGAGGTGGAGACGGCGGTGTTTTGAGAGAGGTTGTTAAGCACGAATGTGTCGAAGAGGCGGTTTTATGtgacattgacgaggatgtcATTGCGGTGTCCAAGAAGTATCTTCCTGAGATGTCCAAATCGTACGCTCATCCAAAGGTCAGAGTGCATATTGGGGACGGTTTCAAATTCCTTAACGACTACAAGAACTGTTTCGATGTGATTATCACCGACTCTTCGGACCCTGAAGGACCAGCCGAGTcgcttttccaaaagccATACTTCCAACTCTTGAAAGAGGCATTGACAGAAAAGGGCGTGATCTCGACTCAGGCAGAGAGCATCTGGCTGCATTtgaacatcatcaaggagctcaagaagacGTGTAAGGATGTGTTCCCTGTTGCTGAGTACGCGTACTGCACGATTCCAACCTATCCATCGGGCCAAATTGGGTTTATGGTGTGCTCTAAGGACCCGAAAGTTGACGTCACGAAGCCATTGAGAAGCGTCGACGAGGAGACTGAAAGAAAATTGTACAAGTACTACAGCAGCGACATCCACAAGGCTGCATTTGTGCTACCAAATTTTGCCAGAGAGGCTCTGCAGTAA
- a CDS encoding Autophagy-related protein 18 has protein sequence MASPNPLAFEAATAAHEVAASYVTQHKPRKNDNINFANFNQDFSCVSVGYANGYKIYNCEPFGQCYSKSDGSIGIVEMLFSSSLLAIVGMGEQHSLSPRRLKIINTKRQTTICELTFPGAILAVKLNRERLVVLLEETIYIYDINSMRLLHTIETPPNPNGLIALSPSSDNNYLAYPSPQKLAPNPQTEIASHSNGQTVRNGDVIIFDAKTLQPTSVIEAHRTSLAAIALSKDGLLLATASDKGTIIRVFSVATGIKLYQFRRGTYPTKIYSLAFSPDNRFVIASSATETVHIFRLGEEEAANTIKSANKKARLTKAQAPNPLETSPDIYPHNQHTSSDEDEELNEDEEDLDGDEDEDLEDDAHVPVSLQRGRSSSSAGSFHSSESITDKLKEPLVDNSRKSVARMLRRTSQSLGRKAAEKMGTYLPPKFSSILEPNRHFASLKVPASKETKTVVGVGGKIWDDLIPSVYLKDDANSIPETSEDLVNKKLVHIMVITSEGFFYKFGLDPERGGDCVLLHQQSLFG, from the coding sequence ATGGCCTCTCCAAACCCGCTTGCATTCGAAGCCGCCACAGCAGCCCACGAGGTGGCAGCCAGTTACGTGACCCAGCATAAACCgcgcaaaaacgacaacATAAACTTCGCCAATTTCAACCAGGACTTCTCGTGTGTGTCAGTAGGATATGCCAACGGTTATAAAATTTACAATTGCGAGCCATTTGGACAATGTTATTCCAAATCTGACGGTAGTATTGGAATAGTGGAGATGCTTTTCAGTTCCTCCCTGCTCGCGATAGTAGGAATGGGCGAACAGCATTCGTTATCTCCCCGAAGACTgaagatcatcaacacCAAAAGGCAAACGACAATTTGCGAACTGACATTCCCCGGGGCCATTTTAGCTGTGAAACTCAATCGTGAACGACTGGTGGTCCTACTCGAAGAAACAATCTACATCTACGATATCAACAGTATGCGCTTACTACACACCATTGAGACTCCACCCAACCCGAACGGCCTGATTGCATTGTCTCCTTCAAGCGACAACAATTACCTTGCTTATCCATCTCCACAAAAGCTGGCACCTAACCCGCAGACAGAAATAGCTTCACATTCGAACGGCCAGACGGTGAGGAACGGAGATGTGATTATTTTCGACGCCAAAACTCTACAGCCAACAAGTGTCATCGAGGCACACAGGACATCTTTAGCGGCAATAGCCCTGAGCAAAGACGGCTTACTCCTTGCCACAGCGAGCGACAAGGGCACCATAATAAGGGTGTTTTCTGTGGCTACAGGTATCAAACTGTATCAATTTAGAAGAGGAACGTATCCAACAAAAATATACTCGTTGGCTTTCAGTCCTGACAATAGATTTGTGATTGCAAGTTCAGCTACAGAAACTGTTCATATTTTCCGTCTGGGTGAGGAGGAGGCTGCAAATACGATAAAATCAGCTAACAAAAAAGCCAGACTCACGAAAGCCCAAGCTCCGAATCCTTTGGAGACGTCGCCAGATATATATCCGCACAACCAGCACACCAGTTCcgatgaggacgaggagttgaatgaagacgaggaagactTGGATGgagacgaagacgaagaccTTGAAGATGATGCACACGTGCCAGTGTCGTTACAGCGTGGCAGatcgtcttcttctgctggctCTTTCCACAGCTCGGAGTCGATCACCGACAAACTGAAGGAGCCTTTGGTGGACAATTCCCGGAAGTCAGTTGCTAGAATGCTGCGGCGCACGTCCCAAAGCCTAGGTCGAAAAGCTGCAGAGAAGATGGGCACTTatctgcctccaaagtTCTCCTCTATATTGGAACCGAACCGGCATTTTGCATCGCTGAAAGTGCCTGCCTCTAAGGAGACCAAGACCGTTGTTGGCGTTGGAGGCAAGATCTGGGACGATTTGATTCCCAGCGTGTATCTGAAAGATGATGCTAACTCCATTCCTGAGACGTCTGAAGACCTGGTAAACAAAAAATTGGTGCACATCATGGTGATAACTAGCGAAGGGTTCTTTTATAAGTTTGGACTCGATCCAGAGAGGGGAGGCGACTGCGTGCTTCTACACCAGCAGAGTCTGTTTGGCTAG
- a CDS encoding APN2 Class II abasic (AP) endonuclease involved in repair of DNA damage, with protein MNLDINREFNSINKELRKEYRSTRNRIHSILYDSRFVLKVAEAYPFPVVANERCGSWYVPPERITETCYFKSTDGHINNWDFSTRRLNFHILPLIAQHKGVLIVDSTRRGKKIPDSLSKTIPIWCAVLNAIRDGSRDSELLTPLKSIARSEHLRIREKLPLLVEKARRLDVISQQQLKKLFDKPLKPVWITPRSKLPLEVQSSDQLPYIPIYLVTASFQCQDGTLSMDSFLYVQGAADDHELWSNGLTPNLLWSHLDYFIERDRTDEELREIIASIRSEKASSSQIFTNLLQVRPRLFKAKLTTQHIQSLPDYDLVVVLDEKVTFVSRDKNEKPVLLHVLLTSGSKKSGKELRNKLPTIMKELVPAYTANKSILVLCGTGCDLSVGVILCLLSAETQDIDKSVIRKHLIELIALDKEINPSRATLNSVNTFLMS; from the coding sequence ATGAATTTGGATATCAACAGGGAATTCAACTCGATAAACAAAGAATTGCGAAAAGAGTATCGTTCTACAAGGAACCGCATCCACTCTATTTTATATGACTCGCGGTTTGTTTTAAAGGTTGCAGAAGCCTATCCTTTTCCAGTGGTAGCCAACGAAAGATGTGGATCATGGTACGTCCCTCCAGAGAGAATAACCGAGACATGCTATTTCAAATCCACAGATGGGCATATCAATAACTGGGATTTTAGTACCAGACGACTGAATTTTCACATCCTACCATTAATAGCACAGCATAAGGGTGTGCTGATTGTGGATTCTACCAGACGGGGCAAAAAAATTCCGGACTCCTTGAGCAAAACCATTCCTATTTGGTGTGCAGTATTGAACGCAATAAGAGACGGCTCTCGTGATTCAGAACTCCTCACTCCTCTCAAATCTATTGCACGCTCAGAACATTTACGTATACGCGAGAAGTTACCACTGCTAGTTGAAAAAGCACGACGATTGGACGTCATcagccagcagcagctcaaaaagcttttcGACAAGCCGCTGAAACCTGTTTGGATCACCCCTCGCTCCAAACTTCCTCTGGAAGTGCAGAGTTCCGACCAGCTACCCTACATTCCCATCTACCTCGTGACAGCCAGTTTTCAATGCCAAGATGGAACTTTATCCATGGACAGTTTCTTGTATGTTCAGGGAGCTGCGGATGACCATGAACTTTGGTCTAACGGGTTGACCCCCAATCTTCTGTGGAGTCATTTGGACTACTTTATTGAAAGAGATCGAACCGATGAAGAGCTTCGGGAGATTATTGCGTCCATCAGATCGGAAAAAGCAAGTTCATCGCAAATATTCACAAATCTTCTCCAAGTGAGGCCCAGATTGTTCAAGGCAAAGCTCACAACGCAACACATTCAATCCCTACCAGATTACGACCTAGTTGTGGTGCTGGACGAAAAGGTGACTTTTGTGTCACGTGATAAGAACGAAAAGCCAGTACTTTTACATGTACTCTTGACTTCTGGTTCGAAGAAGTCTGGAAAAGAGCTACGCAACAAGTTGCCGACGATTATGAAAGAACTAGTGCCTGCATATACCGCAAATAAGAGTATACTGGTGTTATGCGGAACAGGATGCGATCTTTCGGTCGGAGTAATTTTGTGTCTGCTATCTGCTGAGACCCAAGATATTGACAAATCTGTGATCAGAAAGCACCTCATAGAGCTCATTGCCTTAGACAAAGAGATCAACCCTAGCCGGGCAACCTTGAACTCTGTAAATACATTTTTAATGTCGTGA
- a CDS encoding S-adenosylmethionine decarboxylase proenzyme — translation MAPSIYSEFINHDLSVSLDSTNAFEGPEKLLEIWFCETEASIGSVFRKGTLRDLPLEGIEEMLDLVSCKILSKIATKDMDAYLLSESSLFVFPHKMILKTCGTTTTLFCLSKLLEMVVEYCGYIHENFKSIYKVFYSRRSFMFPHKQNEIHRNWNNELKWLSKYFSASKAKSYIVGDLSKDHWYLYLNGEADDSSSLPKDTKEIGYPLSPCISNGAGASNDETFELLMTELDPVSSDMFQLSKHQNECPEMDPVTQDYGHLLGQKMMSRSGLDKIFNGYAHIKHDAYAFTPCGFSSNSILDNNYYYTLHITPESGWSYASFETNYPGKARCDLLKEVVQILRPGKFCVVYVEEQDGNKNEGVESLKTATVPGYKRVDKIFYDLKFHYGLLYLYFEKI, via the coding sequence ATGGCACCATCAATTTATTCCGAATTCATCAACCACGATCTTTCCGTTTCTTTGGATTCGACGAACGCCTTCGAGGGCCCGGAAAAACTGCTTGAGATCTGGTTTTGCGAGACTGAGGCCTCCATCGGATCGGTTTTCCGTAAGGGAACACTTCGGGATCTTCCTTTAGAAGGAATCGAAGAAATGCTGGATCTAGTCAGTTGCAAAATCCTATCCAAGATAGCAACCAAGGACATGGACGCGTATCTGCTATCCGAGTCATCCTTgtttgtttttcctcacaaaatgattttgaaaacttgCGGAACTACCACTACATTGTTCTGCCTTTCGAAACTCTTGGAAATGGTGGTGGAGTACTGTGGGTATATCCACGAAAATTTCAAGTCCATCTACAAGGTCTTCTACTCGAGAAGAAGCTTCATGTTCCCGCACAAACAAAATGAGATCCATCGCAACTGGAACAATGAGCTGAAGTGGCTGAGCAAGTATTTTTCAGCCTCGAAAGCAAAATCTTACATTGTCGGAGATTTGTCCAAAGACCATTGGTATCTCTACTTGAACGGAGAGGCCGATGacagcagctccttgcCAAAAGACACGAAAGAAATTGGGTATCCTTTGTCTCCATGCATTAGCAATGGTGCCGGCGCCTCGAATGATGAGACATTCGAGTTGCTTATGACCGAGCTGGACCCTGTGTCCAGTGACATGTTCCAGCTGTCGAAACATCAGAACGAGTGTCCCGAAATGGACCCTGTCACTCAGGATTACGGGCACTTGCTCGGTCAAAAAATGATGTCCCGTAGCGGACTAGATAAGATCTTCAATGGCTATGCGCACATTAAACATGATGCGTATGCATTTACCCCATGCGGATTCTCGTCTAACAGCATCCTGGATAATAATTACTATTATACTCTCCACATCACCCCTGAATCTGGCTGGTCATATGCATCGTTTGAGACCAATTACCCCGGCAAAGCCAGATGCGACCTGCTCAAAGAGGTGGTACAGATCCTGCGTCCGGGCAAGTTCTGTGTGGTTTACGTTGAGGAGCAGGACGGCAATAAAAATGAAGGGGTGGAGTCACTGAAAACGGCCACTGTTCCGGGTTACAAGAGAGTGGACAAGATCTTCTACGACCTCAAGTTCCACTACGGTCTACTATATTTgtactttgaaaaaatatag
- a CDS encoding Histidinol-phosphate aminotransferase: MFDITKIARPNILKLEPYRCARDDYKVGILLDANENTHGPSVPDLTDNETALELNRYPDPHQEQLKQQICDFRNSEASLSSASVKIPTVAGQKVPLNVSNLCLGVGSDESIDALIRCIVAPGKEKMLICPPTYGMYSICAVVNDVEIVKVPLDLETFQIQPDLILDQLEKDLSIKLVYITSPGNPTAVQIKPVLLEELLNKVQQSTWNGLIVVDEAYVDFCEVGSSVSVLVNKFPNLVVLQTLSKAFGLAGIRLGICFSTPEVSRLLNSMKYPYNISNLTSSVALRATSKDALVKMRQRVDLIKEQRQIVVDELAKLPGVGRNIGGLDSNFVLMEILNKEGEPDNEIANKVYLTLAEQRNVVVRFRGKELGCKGCLRITIGTKEENETLITQLKEVLQEVRK; this comes from the coding sequence ATGTTCGATATCACTAAGATTGCACGTCCCAACATCCTCAAGCTAGAGCCCTACCGCTGTGCACGAGACGATTACAAGGTCGGTATTCTTCTGGACGCCAACGAGAATACTCATGGACCCTCTGTGCCGGACCTGACCGACAACGAGACCGCTTTGGAATTGAACAGATATCCCGACCCACAtcaagagcagctgaaGCAGCAGATATGCGACTTCAGAAACTCTGAGGCTTCGTTGAGTTCAGCCTCTGTGAAAATTCCTACGGTTGCTGGCCAGAAAGTGCCTCTGAATGTGTCGAATCTGTGTCTTGGTGTCGGCTCTGACGAATCCATCGATGCTCTTATCAGATGCATAGTTGCGCCgggaaaagaaaaaatgtTGATATGTCCGCCAACCTACGGAATGTACAGTATATGTGCGGTTGTCAACGATGTTGAGATTGTTAAGGTGCCTTTGGATCTGGAAACCTTTCAAATTCAGCCAGATCTCATTTTGGACCAGCTAGAGAAAGATCTCTCGATCAAACTGGTCTACATCACGTCTCCAGGCAACCCGACCGCTGTCCAGATAAAACCGGTGCTACTCGAGGAACTGCTTAATAAGGTGCAACAATCCACATGGAATGGATTGATCGTGGTGGACGAAGCTTACGTCGACTTCTGCGAAGTTGGCAGCTCTGTATCTGTTctcgtcaacaaattcCCTAATCTTGTTGTCCTTCAGACTCTGTCCAAGGCTTTTGGGCTGGCTGGTATACGTCTGGGTATTTGTTTCTCGACTCCTGAGGTTTCTCGGCTGCTCAACTCTATGAAGTACCCATACAACATCAGCAATCTGACAAGCTCCGTTGCTTTGAGAGCAACTTCGAAAGACGCTCTTGTCAAAATGCGACAAAGAGTTGACCTTATCAAAGAGCAAAGACAGATTgttgtcgacgagcttgcCAAGCTACCTGGCGTGGGAAGAAATATTGGAGGCTTGGACTCCAACTTCGTTCTCATGGAAATTCTCAATAAAGAGGGCGAGCCAGATAACGAGATAGCGAACAAAGTCTACCTCACGCTTGCCGAGCAAAGAAACGTGGTGGTGAGATTTAGAGGCAAGGAGCTGGGCTGCAAGGGCTGTTTAAGAATCACCATTGGAACgaaagaagaaaacgaaACCCTGATCACCCAATTGAAGGAGGTGTTGCAAGAAGTTAGAAAATAA
- a CDS encoding protein farnesyltransferase/geranylgeranyltransferase type I alpha subunit, whose translation MYDYSDIVIEEPVEPSPLCQILYSDEFKQLIGIAKALMRSNEHSERALKITERVIEKVAAHYTIWSYRLSIVKGLQNYSLDKELDWCGQIAVHNPKNYQIWHYRSLIIELILERIGSFDLKQEYPILEKMLDQDSKNYHVWSYRRWLVERFNLFRDTNEFKYTEKMLEEDVRNNSAWNHRFFVLLGDKKTLTNDQIQAEIDYVTAKVDIAPTNPSSWNYLKGIYNKLNMDVTNLQPLATKYSDLNSVHSQYAFELLAEILEKQKLFEQAIDIYALLEEKDSIRKRYWRWRSSRLSF comes from the coding sequence ATGTACGATTATTCAGACATTGTAATCGAAGAACCTGTCGAGCCCTCTCCACTGTGCCAGATCCTTTATTCTGATGAGTTCAAACAGCTCATTGGCATAGCTAAAGCTCTGATGCGCAGCAACGAACATTCGGAGAGAGCTTTGAAGATCACCGAAAGGGTGATCGAGAAGGTGGCTGCACATTATACGATCTGGTCGTACAGACTGTCGATTGTCAAGGGCCTTCAAAATTACTCTCTTGACAAGGAACTCGACTGGTGTGGGCAGATTGCTGTGCACAATCCCAAGAACTATCAAATCTGGCATTATCGTTCGCTAATTATTGAGCTGATATTAGAGCGAATCGGCAGTTTCGATTTGAAGCAAGAGTACCCAATACTTGAGAAAATGCTGGATCAGGACTCAAAGAATTACCATGTATGGTCCTATCGTAGATGGCTTGTCGAAAGATTCAATTTGTTCAGAGATACGAACGAGTTCAAATATACCGAGAAAATGTTGGAGGAAGATGTAAGAAATAATTCGGCATGGAATCATCGATTTTTTGTGCTTCTAGGCGACAAAAAGACCCTCACAAATGACCAAATCCAGGCAGAGATTGATTACGTCACAGCTAAGGTTGATATAGCACCCACCAACCCGTCTTCATGGAATTATCTTAAAGGAATCTACAACAAGCTAAATATGGATGTCACCAACCTGCAACCTCTTGCGACAAAATACTCTGATTTGAATTCGGTTCATTCACAATACGCatttgagctgcttgctgAGATATTGGAAAAGCAAAAGCTATTTGAGCAAGCAATCGATATTTATGCTTTgttggaggaaaaagataGTATACGAAAAAGATactggagatggagaagcAGCCGTCTCAGTTTCTAA
- a CDS encoding Carbon-nitrogen hydrolase, whose protein sequence is MRLRIAAIQLNPLLGKFEENASTALRLVDQIRSKKPDIIIFPEMALTGYNFAGPKQIEPYLEEQGGGRSFEFAKNVSQSLKCHTILGYPERHSSTTYNSAMLIGPDGSLVHNYRKSFLYKTDEVWGAKESPTGFEAFDIVINDRKIRSTIGICMDLNPYKFEAPFEAFEFANFCLEKQVQLILVPTAWMSTSWSEDWKDQAKYTKLFEQQLPFEINIESSAANDSILNSLEEAYDRTKPDKRTAQYWLIRFQPLFFKKHEKMVLVVCNRSGVEGNLMYAGSSSIFRFNGNVYEDGVDLEVFGTLGQGVEGVLLRDVEI, encoded by the coding sequence ATGCGCTTGAGAATAGCAGCCATACAATTGAACCCATTACTGGGGAAATTTGAGGAAAATGCTTCTACGGCTTTGAGACTCGTTGATCAAATCCGAAGCAAAAAACCTGACATTATCATATTTCCCGAAATGGCTCTTACAGGATACAACTTTGCCGGACCCAAGCAGATCGAGCCGTACCTGGAGGAACAGGGAGGGGGAAGATCTTTTGAATTTGCAAAGAACGTTTCGCAGTCTCTTAAGTGCCACACGATTTTGGGATATCCGGAAAGACATTCATCTACAACATACAATTCTGCCATGCTGATAGGCCCTGACGGCTCCCTGGTTCATAATTACAGGAAATCATTTCTATACAAGACAGACGAGGTATGGGGGGCAAAAGAGTCTCCTACAGGCTTTGAAGCCTTTGACATTGTGATAAACGACCGCAAAATTAGATCTACTATTGGCATATGCATGGATCTAAACCCATACAAGTTTGAAGCACCATTTGAGGCATTTGAGTTCGCCAACTTTTGTCTAGAAAAACAAGTGCAACTTATATTAGTTCCAACCGCATGGATGagcacgagctggagcgAAGACTGGAAAGATCAAGCTAAATATACAAAATTAttcgagcagcagctgcccTTCGAAATCAATATCGAAAGCTCTGCCGCAAATGATAGCATCTTAAATTCATTGGAAGAGGCTTACGACCGCACAAAACCAGACAAGCGAACTGCTCAATACTGGCTGATACGATTCCAGCCACTATTCTTCAAGAAACACGAGAAGATGGTTCTTGTAGTTTGCAACCGGTCCGGCGTTGAGGGAAATCTCATGTATGCAGGTTCATCCTCAATTTTCCGCTTCAATGGTAACGTGTATGAGGACGGGGTCGACCTGGAAGTGTTTGGCACGCTTGGACAGGGTGTAGAAGGTGTGCTGCTCAGGGACGTGGAGATCTAA
- a CDS encoding Vacuolar protein-sorting-associated protein 46: MSGLEKSLFQLKFTAKQLTRQSIKTGKEEQAEKNKVKKALIQGNNDIAQIYAQNAIRKGQERLNLLRLASRIDAVASRIQTAVTMRSVTNNMAHVVRGMDKAMETMNLEKITMVMDKFEEQFEDLESSTNYYETVSNDMNAVSQPQDQVDQLMNQIADEAGLELKHKIGDTNVDATPSLPTTEAPHEEDKLSERLRALRN, translated from the exons ATGTCAGGACTAGAAA AATCGCTTTTTCAACTGAAATTCACTGCAAAGCAGCTGACTAGACAGTCGATAAAGACTGGCAAAGAAGAGCAAGCTGAGAAGAATAAAGTCAAGAAAGCACTGATACAAGGAAACAACGACATTGCTCAGATATATGCTCAAAATGCTATTCGCAAAGGCCAGGAGCGTTTGAACCTGTTGAGGCTTGCCTCGCGTATAGATGCTGTTGCTTCGCGAATTCAAACTGCTGTTACGATGAGATCTGTCACGAACAATATGGCACATGTCGTTAGAGGCATGGATAAAGCAATGGAGACCATGAATTtagaaaaaattacaaTGGTTATGGACAAATTCGAGGAACAATTTGAGGACCTAGAAAGTAGTACGAACTACTACGAGACTGTGTCTAACGACATGAATGCTGTGAGCCAGCCACAGGATCAGGTGGATCAGTTGATGAATCAAATCGCAGATGAGGCAGGACTGGAGTTGAAGCACAAGATTGGTGATACCAACGTGGATGCAACGCCCTCGCTTCCAACCACAGAGGCTCCTCATGAAGAAGATAAACTATCTGAAAGACTCCGCGCGCTTAGAAACTGA
- a CDS encoding Serine/threonine-protein kinase psk1: MSSRRRSSVLRRMSVGSEIDSVCLEVPEINDSVNTKVSVSDFTPLKVLGQGAYGKVLLVKNKYTGRLFAQKELKKASIMVNSKTYERTFSERTILASISSHQNIVKLFYALHDDQKLYLILEYIPGGELFQHLAQRRFLDEKSASFYVAQMALALRHLHEMGAVYRDLKPENCLLDKDGYLVLTDFGLAKQPLDTSSENWCNSIIGTPEYCSPEVVRGDEYGVKTDWWSLGCVMFDLLTGSPPFTGNNHKTIIDRILKQKPKYPFYLTSDAKDLLAKLLNKNPQKRLDADSEWSKFTNHRFFRYFKWQDLCDRKVPAPIIPTITDPEKAENFDAMFTSQTFTMSEAQPISIPASSDEPDHFKGFSYTASDNLFQHYLSNHNS; the protein is encoded by the coding sequence ATGAGCTCCAGACGACGTTCGAGCGTCTTGCGCCGGATGTCTGTCGGCTCTGAAATAGACAGTGTTTGCTTAGAAGTTCCTGAAATAAATGACAGTGTGAATACGAAGGTTTCGGTTTCTGACTTCACTCCCTTGAAGGTTCTGGGCCAAGGAGCATATGGCAAAGTTCTtctggtgaaaaacaaatATACGGGCCGTCTATTCGCACAaaaggagctgaaaaaagctTCCATCATGGTGAATTCCAAGACTTACGAGCGCACATTTTCAGAAAGAACGATTCTTGCTTCCATTTCGTCGCATCAAAACATTGTCAAACTGTTCTATGCCCTTCATGACGATCAAAAACTGTATCTAATTCTGGAATACATTCCAGGAGGAGAACTTTTCCAACATTTAGCTCAGCGCAGATTTCTAGATGAGAAAAGTGCATCGTTCTATGTGGCACAGATGGCTCTGGCCCTTAGACATCTTCATGAGATGGGGGCCGTATATAGAGATCTGAAACCTGAAAATTGTTTACTGGATAAAGATGGCTACCTGGTGCTGACCGATTTTGGGTTGGCAAAGCAACCACTTGACACAAGCTCAGAAAACTGGTGCAACTCGATCATAGGAACTCCAGAGTACTGCTCCCCGGAGGTCGTGAGAGGAGACGAGTACGGCGTAAAGACAGATTGGTGGTCATTGGGATGTGTGATGTTTGACCTACTCACTGGTTCACCTCCATTTACTGGAAATAATCATAAAACCATTATTGATCGCATCTTGAAACAAAAACCCAAATATCCATTTTATCTCACATCTGATGCCAAAGACCTTCTGGCCAAattgctcaacaaaaaccCGCAGAAAAGGCTCGACGCAGACTCAGAATGGTCCAAATTTACAAATCATCGCTTTTTCCGGTACTTCAAATGGCAAGATCTCTGTGACAGAAAAGTTCCTGCCCCCATAATTCCAACTATCACAGATCCAGAGAAAGCCGAGAACTTTGACGCCATGTTTACGAGTCAGACGTTCACAATGTCTGAAGCTCAACCAATCAGCATTCCCGCTTCGTCAGACGAGCCTGACCATTTCAAAGGCTTCTCGTACACTGCGAGTGATAATTTATTTCAGCATTATTTAAGCAATCATAACTCATAG
- a CDS encoding Conserved hypothetical membrane protein, with amino-acid sequence MNIFRVSGKLLTKYLCLLMAWAILSTIVPYWVASPNAGKSPYDSLYELNQATVTEHSLSDADVIFVTAHPDDESMFFSPVIVELSKAKYNNALHLICFSDGNFDGLGETRQQELIRAASILGFQTHKTLDYVDNIHEEWDTSAIAATLAKELKELPLHKSKQILVSFDEEGVSGHPNHKSLYYGVQDYSKKHKLRFFKLKSWPVAAKYSAFVITNVELIARLFKNCSAIHKYLPSLVNYIPDQGQAIKIYANFNSWFLNLATMTYAHYSQIVWYRWLWIFLSRYMNCNELELVI; translated from the coding sequence ATGAACATATTCAGGGTTTCTGGCAAACTTTTGACAAAGTATCTGTGCCTGTTGATGGCTTGGGCCATATTGTCGACTATTGTACCTTATTGGGTTGCTAGCCCGAACGCAGGGAAGTCGCCATATGATTCCTTATACGAACTGAATCAAGCCACAGTGACAGAACATTCGCTTAGTGATGCCGACGTGATTTTTGTCACCGCTCACCCGGACGACGAGTCTATGTTCTTCAGTCCGGTCATTGTTGAGCTTTCAAAGGCTAAATACAACAATGCATTGCATTTGATCTGTTTTTCGGACGGAAACTTTGATGGGCTTGGCGAAACCAGGCAGCAAGAATTGATCCGGGCAGCCAGCATACTGGGATTCCAGACCCACAAGACACTTGACTATGTTGACAATATCCACGAAGAATGGGACACAAGTGCAATCGCGGCCACTTTGGCCAAAGAACTGAAGGAGCTACCGCTCCACAAATCAAAGCAGATTTTGGTCTCCTTCGATGAAGAAGGTGTCTCCGGACATCCAAACCACAAGTCGTTGTACTATGGTGTCCAAGATTATTCGAAGAAACACAAGCTTAGatttttcaagctcaaatCGTGGCCGGTGGCTGCCAAATATAGTGCATTCGTGATCACTAATGTTGAATTGATTGCAAGACTTTTCAAGAACTGCTCTGCAATCCATAAATATTTGCCATCATTAGTGAATTACATCCCAGACCAGGGCCAGGCCATCAAGATCTACGCAAACTTCAATTCCTGGTTTCTGAATCTGGCAACCATGACTTACGCTCATTACTCTCAAATTGTCTGGTACAGATGGCTGTGGATTTTCCTCAGCAGATATATGAATTGCAACGAGCTCGAATTAGTTATATAG